catGACCTTCTTTCCTAAGCTCATTaagaaacatatctgacttcCGAATATTTTTTGCAGGTCAACCTTATCAGCACCAGAACAACAACCAGTTGATCGGAGAGAGGTTCAAGATTCAGGACGTCACAACAAAATAAGAGAAACCGATCCTCAACCCCTATACCTAATCAGTTAGATAATATCTTTGTGaactataataaattttatattattttgtttcttcgtatttatttatttcactatCTTCTAAAGAAAATTTATGCTAATACAATGTAGACTATGATAACATTCTTTCGATtgtatttagtttaaattaattgtacTTATTTAGTGAGCCAAATTCCAGTTATAAGGTGCCAATTTGGATAGTTTCTAgctgttaaaatttttaaaaactaatattttataatttaaaaaaaatgagattttagctctaatattttataatttaaaaaaaaatgagattttagtTTAAGATcgtttttgtttcaaataaattcttttaaagatttttttatcatgttaaaattagttaaaaggTAAACTTTAATGGTGGTGGGGTGCTGAAAATAATGACACCATTGAAAGTGGTAGTGTTGGTAATGCTTATTGCAGCAatgattatcattttatatagtttcattatattttcttacattGAGATCAAATGTTTCAAACTATGAAGAATATGATAATACGTGAGAGAGGATCCAATAAATTTGACTTCGATttattgggtatacacttaaccatattaataatttaaaggtAAGTATAAGTTTCACtttgaataaatataagaatttttaattttttataaaataaaacgtctataattttattgttttgaaattttaaattaaaaatggtgTTAGATCGGTTTATAGATAGATGAGATTTCATTGGTTTTTATTatctcaataaattttaattatttagtaatttgattttatatttaatcaaatgattcaatttattccttatattttcttttacttaactgagagtaaattttatataaatttaatcttcgattaatttgacattaatatcatttgaaaaGTATAATGAGTTATCATTTGGATTATTTTTCACTTAAGATACTAGTCGTATGACATGCAACATCTTTCAAATTTCGACATAACACTTTAAAACGGTTTGACATATATACCTTAGAGTTTTTGACACTTGATATATTCCAAATGttgttaatgttaattttaaaaagaaatcatgtGAAAAATATTCACGACGATGAGTACTTGTGTCCGTAGGtatctatatataaaacttGCAATAGatagttaatatatttattatttagaagtGGTGGATAGGGAGTATTTTACTAGACGGATTGGATATCATAATCATATTATCTgtatttatgaatattaattatctcaaaaaattaaaatgaaaattcaatttatatgttattaagttaaatttacttaaaattaaaactagtttatattttattaaatttaatttaattaaaattaaattttaatttaattaaaattaaattttaatttatatttattttaatttatattatattttatattttctcttgtatactatttatattttattttaaaaatttataaaatattttttttttaaatattcgcgAGTATTCACAAGTATAtacgagttttaaaatattcgcgatattttttaaatgagtatTTACAAGTAACGCATGaaacttttttattacaaattggATAGAAGTAGACATTATCCACGTCCGATCCGACTCGTTTATCATCCCTAgttatgttgatttttttctaaagaccattgatatttaattttatgtttgatagGTTTTTCAAGTTACAATTGAACTAATCAAGACACtaatataatagtaattaaaaaatatttttgtttaaaaccaaaaccaaatttacaaataagttttcttaaagtttaaattaaataaagaaattgagtTCAAAactaacatattttcttttcaaaattacatttcaaaaaaataaagttttccaACCACTTGATTCTCAAATTAAGCGTGTGTTCGCTTGAACAGATTTTACTGTTCAAGCGAATTTGCGAGCGATGATTTACGTTTTAACCGTGTTCGCTTCTGCTGATTACAGAAGATGGAAAAGCCATGATTTGTGAAAATTCTACTGTTTAAGCCATCTCGCATAAATGAGAAGATTTGCGCTGATTTATAACCAAATACTTATATACCCTTCAATGTAAATATGCAGCTTTCATAATATTCAAAAaccataatattaaatattaacgttaatattaaaaaatcaaaatgtgAAGGCAACAGGAACTGGgaaagcataaaataaaatgcactGGTTTCACGAGAGCNCACTATTCCTTTGCGCATGTGATTTTGCAGCTTCCTTTTCAGTCCATTGCACTGTGTGTGGTCAAGAGTAGCANCGGTGGAGAGCTGTGGAGAGTAGGAGCTTTTCTTGTGCTGAGATAATGTTTGTGGCTTGTGGTTTTTgcagatgaagaagacgaagcCGTGATGTATTCCAATCCAGAGAAAGCGTATCTGGATCCATCGTTTTCGAAGATTTTGTGGAGGAACGGTATCCAGATACAGTCTTAGCGTATCCGGATCCAGGTTGTTCATCATTTGCGAATGAGGCGTATCCGGATACAGTTTCGCATATCCGGTTCCAGGCGGCNGTTTTCCGGTTCTTTGGATGAGGTCCTGTGCAGATCCTCACAAGGCAACCTGCTGAGGGACGCTCACGCGATGGAGGTCTCCGATTTGGAGAGATGGAACGAGACTGCANGATTGCTCATGGAGCTGCTCACTTCCTAAAGGAGAGATTGTTTGATCAAAGTGATGCATACAGGGTCCATGTGTGTGAGCGCTGTGGGTTGATAGCCATTGCAAATCTCAAGAAGAATTCTTTCGAGTGCAGGGGGTGTAAGAACAAAACGGACATCGTTCAGGTGAATATGATCATTATCTTATCTTCTTGTATAGTCAAAGTCCAAGGTTTTCCTTGTGCTAAAATCTTTGGCTTTCTATTGTCCATACAGGTTTACATCCCTTACGCGTGTAAGTTGCTCTTCCAAGAGTTAATGGCTATGGCCATAGCGCCAAAAATGCTTACTAAGGAGATCAAATCTACAAAAGACCAAAAGAAGAAAGGAGTCTGATTAACATGTTTGACATGAGCCACTACTATTATATCCTGACTTACATCTCGAGAATATGGAACGCATATAATTTCTGAATataccaattttattttattccattttcCAAATCTGAAATTAGAGAGATCTTTCAATGTTGaattctttaaatttcattGCAATTCTTGAGAGCTATGTTGTATTGTATTTGTAACAACACGCCCTACAGCAGCAATACTTAAGTTCAATTCTTATACAATTTAATGAAACGAGacaatttattgatttaagtgtttttttatttaccacttttactttatataaagttaatctctttattaacatttaatcatttaaatataacattcaaaaataacattttatattaatttaattactgggggtattttggtaatttttaacttctactaattaaactaattttttaaatctgtcaaatcaatcaaatcctacactaattctcacaaactttaccctcaaatccactctcaattacccacaaatccactcaaaaaaacaacaaaataattatcctcaaatccacttaaatcatctcccccaaatcatctccctcaaattcattcaaaagaACACACCCTAACTGAATTTTGAAACTTGTTGAAAGCCTAGTTTTTAACTGAGTGGAGGAGTTTTGTTAAAACATGTTTATACACTTCCTTCATaacatattcatttttttttttgaattaatgCGTCATGGGTAAGATGAGagttttatttaagttttaatttatggaaaactttgaaattataaaatgaataaaataaattttatgatacaAAATCCAATTATTCTGATGGTATAAATTTTTTCACagataatcatattttaataactttttctaataaatatttttataatagattatgaattactgttttattttattgatatgtaTATTTAAACGAATTAATCAACGattattgtaaaaatgttataaaaaaattattaaaaaaatattttccttttttcatttcCTGTGCCCTATCTTTTACTCTATTGTAatggttttgtttgtttgaattgaGTGATGGATGAAGTTTGAGAGGATAGGTTTCGTTTGTTTGAATTGAGTCGTACATGAACATGAGaggatgaaataaaaagaaaaataaaagggataaaaattaaacttgtttaaattaagagaagaaaaggtgaaaagaaaataattgttttttttttttataaaaggtgAGTGAAAGTTTGATGAGAGTTATTTGATcgatataataaatttttataaaaattataacataatattatgaaataattttaattaaataataaattatagttttattattattaagaattataatttcattattattattatttatgttattttatatttataattatcttattgttataattatttttaactttattaataaaattttaacatttttctagaaaaaaattattaattataaataagtttaatgggtaatttcgttttttatttaaatagagttaattttttttaaaatagagttaatttatagtttttatgttaaatagttttaaaaaatttaaattttaattatctcttATTTTGAGACTTGTCTAATTAGACACGTTAtaccttttaaattttaacactCATACGACATTAATTGTATTTAAgaaatgaatgaaaagaaatctaaatataaaaattaaattattaattaatctttataaataatttgtcaCTATTTAATTTATCTGTTATAAgcctaaaatataattatatatttaaatatatttatttaacccaaaatattATTGCTGAAGAACTaagtaattacatttttaacttattaacgTAGttagtatattttgtaaattcattttcatataCTACATATCATCCCATCCTCTAAAACTAGTATTTTAAACATCGGACACGTTTTACcatattttgtttcttgtttccatccttcaaattcattttcatacTATCGTCTCATTCtctataactattattttaaacatcaaTAGAAACTTCAATAAATCGGCCATATACATTTACTTATTCAATATTcgaagtataataaaaaaatattatcgaTTATTTATCTTGTTAGGTTATGTATCcgatatttgtttaaaaattatctacatgtataatattttaaaaagtattttataatttttaaattaaaatctaaataaaattataaaagaaaatataaaatacaatataaatataattttaattttaattaaatttaatatggtaaaatataaattaattttaattttaattaaacttaacttaaaaatataaattaaattttaatttaattatttacaaataataaataacatacttataaatgatataatatttaattcatttataaacaaatattaaaatatttcttatttcatgTCCACAAATGATAAGTATAcgtaaatatcaattatttactAGAAAATTTATTCgcatatatttttgtcttttctactaataatattaatattaatattagatattatgtatataattataattataatttatttatattgaaaacaatgtgtttttttgtttttgataatgggttttataaaagaaaaacattttttaacagtatttttttaacaacttttttataaaacataccTGACAGTTtgttattgatctgttttaaatattttttaaatataaatttaaataaactaacgAAATAATGACACCTATCccattataaaaagaaaaattattaaaaagtgttttcaaaatatcattatcattatataAATGTGTGGACATGCAGCCTTAGTAACACAAGGCACAGATACTTTGAAATCCTAATAGTTTCTCTAAGTTCCTAGTCATGGCTTCCAATGGAGAAAATCTTGCTAAGAAAAACCAAGTGGTNGTGGTTCTGATACCTTTCCCTGCACAAGGCCATCTCAATCAGCTTCTGCATCTCTCAAACCTTATCTCATCACACAACATACCAGTTCATTATGTTTCCACTGNCNNTCACATTCGCCAAGCNACACTTNGNCANCACNANTCCATTTCTAACATTCATTTCCATGCCTTTGATGTTCCAACCTTTGTTTCCCCTTCTCCCAACTCAAACACTTCAGAAACTGATTTCCCATCTCATCTAATTCCCTCCTTTGAGGCCTCCATGCATCTTCGAGAGCCTGTCAGGAAAATGCTTCAATCCCTCTCCTCGGAAGCCAAAAGGGTTATAGTCATCTATGACTTCCTCATGGGATCAGTGGTACAAGATGCCACAACCATGCCAAATACTGAGAATTACACTTTTCACAGCACATGTGCTTTTACCAACTTCCTTTACTTTTGGGAGGAAATGGGGAAGCCTTCGCTTAATGGAGTCCGTGTCCCGGAATTTCCTTCTCTTGAAGGATGTTTTCCCACCGAGTTCATTGATTTCATTACTGAACAAGTTGAATTACTCAAAATCGGCGATGGAAACATCTACAACACAAGCAGGGCCATTGAAGGTTCTTATATTAAGTTGCTGGAGGATATCGAAAGCGGCAAGAAGGTCTGGGCTCTTGGGCCTTTGAACCCTTTGGCCGTTGAGAAGGAAGAATCTAAAGTAAGGCACCCATGCTTGGAGTGGCTTGATAAACAAGAACCAGATTCAGTGATATACGTGTCTTTTGGGACAACAACAACTTTGAAAGTGGAACAGATCCATGAGGTTGCAACTGGGTTAGAACAAAGCAAGCAGAAGTTCATCTGGGTGCTGAGAGATGCTGATAAAGGAGAcatctttgatgaaaatgaagcaaAAAAACTTGATCTTCCAATTGGGTTCGAGGAGAGAGTGAACGGCTTGGGGGTGGTTGTGAGGGATTGGGCACCCCAATTGGAAATTCTGAGCCACCCTTCAACAGGGGGTTTTATGAGTCATTGTGGATGGAACTCGTGCTTAGAGAGCATATCCCTGGGGGTGCCAATGGCAACATGGCCTATGCACTCTGACCAGCCGAGAAACGCAGTTTTTGTGACAGAGGTACTGAAGGTTGGATTGGTTGTGAAAGATTGGTCGCAGAGGAAGTCGTTGGTTAGTGCTTCAGTTGTTGAGAATGGTGTGAGAAGGTTGATGCAAACAAGGGAAGGTGATGAGATGAGAGAGAGAGCAGTGAAGCTGAAAAAGGCCTTCCAAATATCAAGGGATGAAGGTGGAGAAATGAAATCTTTCATTGCCCATATCACTAAATAGTCTCCGATGGGCTGATAGTAGTATGCTGTAGTTCCCAGTTGAATAGGGTTAAACATAGTTGGTATGAAAGCTTTTCTGTTTGTTGAGACATTGTCTGGCAACTTATGGGATGCATTTGATGCTAATCTGCCATTTTACAACACTTCTATTTCgtttcaaaatgaattttgcAGGAGTCCAGACATAAgaatatgataatataatataaaataaaacagaataaTATGATGGTTTCCTCCGTCGTTGCGTTTTCCATTTGACGCTGTTCCCAACCACCGTTGCTCCTTGCCGCTGGGATTTGGAGGGTCGTCGCCATAGGTCCTTTTAGTCGTGGCTGCTCAGAAGCTCTCTCTACTCCGACGACAACATGAAGTTCCTCTTCACTGCCTCGGTGTCTCCTGCGACTCCTTATCCTCTCCAACCAGATGTCCCACCATGAGCCATCGTGCGGCTCACAAGTTAGTcatttttttatagttgttatatatttttacaacttgtaaatttaatattaaaattaagattaaattttaaaatataaaattataaaattacaaaatattagaattaaaaaattcataaatattatgaCAGATCATAATTagtaaacatttttaattaacaaaaatatttaataatacttaatatatatatatatatatatatatatatatatatatatatatatatatatatatatatatatatatataaaattttattaaaatctcaattaaacattttcaaatttatcaaatactTAAGCCTTGTTATAAgc
This genomic interval from Vigna radiata var. radiata cultivar VC1973A chromosome 8, Vradiata_ver6, whole genome shotgun sequence contains the following:
- the LOC106770971 gene encoding zeatin O-glucosyltransferase, with product MASNGENLAKKNQVVVVLIPFPAQGHLNQLLHLSNLISSHNIPVHYVSTXXHIRQATLXXHXSISNIHFHAFDVPTFVSPSPNSNTSETDFPSHLIPSFEASMHLREPVRKMLQSLSSEAKRVIVIYDFLMGSVVQDATTMPNTENYTFHSTCAFTNFLYFWEEMGKPSLNGVRVPEFPSLEGCFPTEFIDFITEQVELLKIGDGNIYNTSRAIEGSYIKLLEDIESGKKVWALGPLNPLAVEKEESKVRHPCLEWLDKQEPDSVIYVSFGTTTTLKVEQIHEVATGLEQSKQKFIWVLRDADKGDIFDENEAKKLDLPIGFEERVNGLGVVVRDWAPQLEILSHPSTGGFMSHCGWNSCLESISLGVPMATWPMHSDQPRNAVFVTEVLKVGLVVKDWSQRKSLVSASVVENGVRRLMQTREGDEMRERAVKLKKAFQISRDEGGEMKSFIAHITK